A stretch of Lathyrus oleraceus cultivar Zhongwan6 chromosome 6, CAAS_Psat_ZW6_1.0, whole genome shotgun sequence DNA encodes these proteins:
- the LOC127096551 gene encoding F-box only protein 8-like: MDYQQKLSLPFNKWSDSKVSRKYIDDDVAFHVLSKLPVKSLKRFGCVRKSWSILFENSHFINMFRNHFISHSNSEDHRTYLLIFKRDCANRYHPELHLLDSRIKLILPPPFQEDDFYLNILGKTSVSGVFCIGTKNVRGGSNKVKYVLWNPAIEEFVVIPPSPDELVPKHPRLGVFHDFHGFGYDQVRDDFKVIQYVTFDSCNDYDPDSPPPQGIMYFSFFEIYSLRNNSWKILHMDDMAQWCVGNPFNGEELYMNGASYWLGKEKIIVVIPDFTRKAFFRLEDQVTSFFFSFYFHPEVYCYGY; encoded by the coding sequence ATGGATTATCAGCAGAAGCTATCACTGCCATTCAACAAGTGGTCTGATTCAAAGGTTAGCAGAAAGTATATTGACGATGATGTTGCCTTCCATGTTCTTTCGAAACTCCCCGTTAAATCATTGAAGCGTTTTGGTTGCGTACGCAAATCATGGTCCATTTTATTTGAAAATTCTCATTTCATCAATATGTTCCGCAACCATTTCATATCTCATAGCAATTCCGAGGATCATCGTACATATCTCCTCATATTTAAACGTGATTGTGCTAATCGTTACCATCCTGAATTGCATTTGCTCGATAGTAGAATCAAATTAATTTTGCCACCTCCATTTCAAGAGGATGACTTTTATCTTAATATTTTGGGAAAAACAAGTGTTAGCGGTGTTTTTTGTATCGGGACAAAGAATGTAAGGGGAGGTTCTAATAAGGTCAAATATGTATTGTGGAACCCAGCTATCGAAGAATTCGTTGTCATTCCTCCTAGCCCCGATGAGCTTGTACCAAAACACCCTCGCCTTGGCGTGTTTCATGACTTTCATGGGTTTGGTTATGACCAAGTAAGAGATGACTTTAAGGTGATTCAATATGTAACATTTGATAGCTGTAATGACTATGATCCTGATTCTCCTCCACCACAAGGTATAATGTATTTCTCCTTTTTTGAGATATATAGTCTAAGAAATAATTCTTGGAAGATACTCCACATGGATGATATGGCTCAATGGTGTGTTGGTAACCCATTTAATGGGGAGGAATTGTACATGAATGGTGCATCTTATTGGTTGGGTAAGGAGAAGATTATTGTTGTTATACCGGACTTTACAAGGAAAGCCTTCTTTCGATTGGAGGATCAAGTAACtagtttttttttctctttttattttcaCCCGGAGGTATATTGCTATGGTTATTAG